From Azospirillum sp. TSA2s, a single genomic window includes:
- a CDS encoding cytochrome c yields MAERLTKSATRNIFYGGSAFFLVVFVLLTAHSHYYMRTVSTDESTLTESVIRGKHVWEKNSCINCHTLLGEGAYFAPELGNVWVRYGGRDDPQGARDALKAWMQSQPSGVEGRRQMPQFNLTDQELDDLVDFLEWTSRVKTQGWPPNNAG; encoded by the coding sequence ATGGCTGAACGCCTGACCAAATCGGCCACGCGGAACATCTTCTACGGCGGCTCCGCATTCTTCCTTGTGGTTTTTGTCCTTCTGACCGCCCACAGCCACTATTACATGCGAACCGTCAGCACCGACGAATCGACGCTGACCGAGAGCGTGATTCGCGGCAAACATGTGTGGGAGAAGAATTCCTGCATCAATTGCCACACGCTGTTGGGGGAGGGTGCCTATTTCGCGCCGGAACTCGGCAATGTGTGGGTCCGCTATGGCGGACGCGACGATCCGCAGGGCGCACGCGACGCGCTGAAGGCGTGGATGCAATCGCAGCCGAGCGGTGTCGAAGGGCGCCGCCAGATGCCGCAATTCAACCTCACCGACCAGGAACTCGACGATCTGGTCGATTTCCTGGAATGGACCAGCCGCGTCAAGACCCAGGGCTGGCCACCGAACAACGCGGGCTGA
- the metB gene encoding cystathionine gamma-synthase gives MENNKTAQTIAAANGIGSDAAFGAVTSPIYLSTTYRFPGFEKPGSYDYSRTANPTRDQLADTLVKLEGGAGAVITATGMAAVDLLLTTLSPGQLVVAPHDCYGGTYRLLSMRAAKGHFDVVFVDQNVEASLAAALARRPALILLETPSNPLMRVTDIARIAEQGRAMGAKIAVDNTFLSPALQQPIALGADFVIHSTTKYLNGHSDVVGGALIAADPQDLKGLEDWANATGVTGSPFDAYMTLRGVRTLFPRLEHQQRNAIAIANFLDRHPCVEAVHYPGLPSHPGHAIAVRQQRGFGAMLSFNIKGGADGARCFVESVRLFTLAESLGGVESLVAHPATMTHASMGAEARRVAGIDDSLLRLSIGLEGESDLLMDLDQALEAVSRSIA, from the coding sequence ATGGAAAACAACAAAACTGCGCAGACCATTGCCGCGGCCAACGGCATCGGGAGCGACGCGGCGTTCGGTGCGGTGACGTCACCGATCTACCTGTCGACCACCTATCGCTTTCCCGGCTTCGAGAAACCCGGATCTTACGACTATTCGCGGACGGCGAACCCGACACGCGATCAGCTTGCCGATACCCTGGTGAAGCTCGAGGGCGGCGCCGGTGCCGTGATCACGGCCACGGGCATGGCTGCGGTCGATCTGCTGCTGACGACGCTCAGTCCAGGGCAGTTGGTGGTTGCGCCGCATGATTGCTACGGCGGCACCTATCGTCTGCTCTCCATGCGTGCGGCAAAGGGCCATTTCGACGTGGTGTTCGTCGATCAGAACGTCGAAGCCAGTCTGGCGGCGGCTCTCGCGCGGCGCCCTGCTCTGATTCTTCTGGAAACCCCGAGCAATCCGCTGATGCGGGTCACGGATATTGCCCGGATTGCCGAGCAGGGCAGGGCGATGGGAGCCAAGATCGCCGTCGACAACACCTTCCTTTCACCCGCGCTCCAGCAACCCATTGCCCTGGGAGCGGACTTCGTCATCCATTCGACGACCAAATACCTCAACGGTCATTCGGATGTCGTAGGGGGAGCCTTGATCGCGGCGGACCCGCAGGACCTGAAAGGCCTTGAGGATTGGGCCAACGCGACCGGCGTCACCGGCTCGCCATTTGACGCATACATGACGTTGCGCGGCGTGAGAACGCTGTTTCCCCGGTTGGAGCACCAGCAGCGCAACGCCATTGCCATCGCCAACTTCCTGGATCGCCATCCCTGCGTCGAGGCCGTGCATTATCCCGGCCTGCCGTCCCACCCCGGTCACGCGATTGCGGTGCGCCAGCAGCGTGGTTTTGGGGCGATGTTGAGTTTCAACATCAAGGGGGGCGCAGATGGCGCGCGCTGTTTCGTGGAATCGGTCAGGCTGTTCACACTCGCAGAGTCTCTCGGCGGCGTGGAAAGCCTCGTAGCCCACCCGGCGACGATGACCCATGCCAGTATGGGGGCCGAGGCGCGGCGGGTGGCCGGCATCGACGACAGCCTGCTGCGGCTGTCCATCGGCCTGGAAGGAGAAAGCGATCTTCTCATGGATTTGGACCAGGCACTGGAGGCGGTATCCAGAAGCATCGCCTGA
- a CDS encoding MarR family winged helix-turn-helix transcriptional regulator, whose protein sequence is MSDDERTAAKLAAGSRMDRVNGPIRSSDYQALAEFRHTLRRFLAFSEAAARTSGLTPQQHQAILAIKGHGDGGMSIGDLADKLLVRHHSAGELVDRLVKADLVVRLESADDRRRVVLVLTPQAEAVLEDLSAVHLDELRKTKPLLLALLNALP, encoded by the coding sequence ATGAGCGACGATGAGAGGACAGCCGCAAAATTGGCGGCCGGAAGCAGGATGGATCGGGTCAACGGCCCGATCAGGTCGAGCGATTATCAAGCCTTGGCCGAATTTCGCCACACACTCCGCCGCTTTCTGGCGTTCAGTGAAGCCGCGGCCCGGACCAGCGGCCTTACTCCGCAGCAGCATCAGGCAATCCTGGCGATCAAAGGGCATGGCGATGGTGGAATGAGCATCGGGGACTTGGCCGACAAGCTTCTGGTTCGCCATCACAGTGCCGGCGAGTTGGTAGACCGGCTGGTGAAGGCGGATTTGGTCGTCCGCCTGGAAAGTGCCGACGACCGACGTCGCGTGGTCCTTGTCCTGACGCCACAGGCGGAAGCCGTCCTGGAAGACCTGTCGGCAGTCCACCTGGATGAGTTGAGGAAAACAAAGCCCTTGCTGCTGGCGTTGCTTAACGCCTTGCCCTGA
- a CDS encoding chloride channel protein, whose translation MKYIGSRYKRKERRGRPVPPLTPDRPHFPNSLAFCMLPSSRVQDRTAPSKMLADFTTDRRVLMLIAMALFVGSGGTVAAWVLIKLIALVTNMVWFGRLSTADVSLGVLEPSLWVVAAPALGGLAIGLMARFGSDKIRGHGIPEAIEAILIGGSRLQPKVAVLKPLSSAISIGTGGPFGAEGPIIMTGGAIGSLFAQCFHLSAAERKTLLVAGAAAGMTAIFGTPVAALLLAVELLLFEWKPRSFLPVVAGCLISAAWRPLLFGTGPLFPFTGPVALPWWGLIACIGLGIVAGLQSGLMTIMLYKVEDLFDRLPIHWMWCPAIGGIVVGLGGLIEPRAMGVGYDVIRDLLSPGTGVREVLGVLVVKLIIWVVALGSGTSGGVLAPLLILGGASGWLVGLALPGDPSLWALLGMAAMMGGTMRSPLTGIVFAVELTGNLDTLLPLLAATAASYAVTVLLLKRSILTEKIARRGHHLTREYSTDPFELLRTSDVMVTAVDTLPGTMTVDEAVAFFTTAEHRHKSYPLVDREGRVIGMVGRTDVLRWTGSDQDGGATLDDALSDRSMVVAHPDTVLGRLVDLMIKHDVSRVPIIDPASRRLLGLVSRKDLFKFRSNTTELENKRAAYFGRSRRRTSA comes from the coding sequence TTGAAATATATCGGATCACGATATAAACGCAAGGAACGGCGTGGGCGGCCAGTACCGCCGCTCACCCCGGATCGCCCGCATTTCCCCAACTCATTGGCTTTCTGCATGCTCCCGTCCTCAAGGGTTCAAGACCGTACGGCGCCGTCCAAGATGCTTGCCGACTTCACCACCGATCGCCGCGTCCTGATGCTGATCGCCATGGCCCTGTTCGTCGGCAGCGGAGGGACGGTGGCGGCCTGGGTGCTGATCAAGCTGATCGCCCTGGTCACCAACATGGTCTGGTTCGGCCGCCTCAGCACCGCAGACGTGTCGCTGGGCGTGTTGGAGCCATCGCTGTGGGTGGTGGCTGCTCCCGCCCTTGGCGGGCTGGCAATCGGACTGATGGCCCGCTTCGGCAGCGACAAAATCCGTGGCCACGGCATTCCGGAAGCCATCGAAGCGATCCTGATCGGCGGAAGCCGGCTGCAGCCGAAGGTGGCTGTCCTGAAACCGCTGTCGTCGGCGATCTCGATCGGAACCGGTGGTCCTTTCGGAGCCGAGGGCCCGATCATCATGACGGGCGGAGCGATCGGTTCGCTTTTCGCCCAATGCTTCCATCTGAGCGCCGCCGAGCGCAAGACACTGCTGGTCGCTGGCGCCGCGGCCGGCATGACCGCGATCTTCGGCACACCCGTTGCCGCGCTGCTGCTCGCGGTCGAACTCCTTCTGTTCGAATGGAAGCCGCGCAGTTTCCTTCCGGTGGTTGCCGGCTGCCTGATTTCGGCGGCCTGGCGCCCCCTGCTGTTCGGCACCGGCCCCCTGTTTCCTTTCACGGGACCGGTCGCTCTCCCCTGGTGGGGGCTGATTGCGTGCATCGGCCTTGGCATCGTCGCCGGTCTGCAATCCGGGCTGATGACAATCATGCTCTACAAGGTGGAGGACCTGTTCGATCGGTTGCCCATCCATTGGATGTGGTGCCCGGCGATCGGCGGGATCGTTGTCGGCTTGGGCGGCTTGATCGAACCGAGGGCGATGGGCGTCGGCTATGACGTGATCCGCGACCTGCTGTCACCTGGAACCGGAGTGCGCGAGGTCTTGGGTGTTCTGGTCGTCAAGCTGATCATCTGGGTCGTGGCGCTGGGCTCCGGTACGTCCGGCGGCGTGCTGGCGCCGCTGCTGATCCTGGGCGGAGCCTCCGGATGGCTGGTTGGACTGGCGCTGCCTGGCGACCCGTCATTGTGGGCATTGCTCGGGATGGCGGCGATGATGGGTGGAACGATGCGCTCGCCGCTCACCGGGATCGTCTTCGCCGTTGAACTCACCGGCAACCTCGACACCCTGTTGCCGCTGCTGGCGGCGACCGCCGCGTCCTACGCGGTGACCGTCCTGCTGCTGAAGCGTTCGATCCTGACCGAGAAGATCGCACGCCGTGGCCATCACCTCACACGCGAATACAGCACCGACCCGTTCGAGCTTCTGCGAACCTCGGACGTGATGGTGACTGCGGTCGACACCTTGCCAGGGACGATGACGGTGGACGAGGCCGTCGCCTTTTTCACGACCGCCGAACACCGCCATAAATCCTATCCGCTGGTCGACCGCGAAGGTCGCGTGATCGGCATGGTGGGGCGCACCGATGTCCTGCGCTGGACCGGTTCGGACCAGGATGGTGGAGCGACTCTCGACGATGCCCTATCCGACCGGTCGATGGTCGTGGCGCATCCCGACACGGTGCTGGGCCGCTTGGTTGACCTGATGATCAAGCATGATGTCAGCCGGGTGCCGATCATCGATCCGGCCAGCCGTCGTCTTCTGGGCCTCGTCTCCCGCAAGGACCTGTTCAAGTTCAGGAGCAACACGACCGAACTGGAAAATAAGCGCGCCGCATATTTCGGCCGTTCCCGGCGGCGGACCAGCGCTTAG
- a CDS encoding PAS domain S-box protein — protein sequence METSRFSDLSLSIQEQHRLGHALLHAAADAIVYSDRNGVIRFWNAGAERIFGFSAAEALGQSLDIIIPERQRDRHWEGYDRVIASGQTHYGKGDLLSVPALHKDGHRISTEFTIIPVYNDQGIMVGMASVMRDVTARFEEMKALRRQLAGR from the coding sequence ATGGAGACCTCACGCTTTTCCGACCTCTCGCTCTCCATCCAGGAGCAGCACCGCCTCGGTCACGCTCTGCTCCATGCCGCCGCGGATGCGATTGTCTATTCCGACCGCAATGGCGTGATCCGCTTCTGGAATGCGGGAGCGGAGCGCATCTTCGGGTTCAGTGCGGCCGAGGCGCTGGGGCAGAGCCTGGACATCATCATTCCCGAACGTCAACGCGACCGGCACTGGGAGGGCTATGACCGGGTCATAGCGAGCGGGCAGACCCACTATGGAAAGGGTGATCTGCTGTCGGTTCCCGCCTTGCATAAGGACGGTCACCGCATCTCGACGGAGTTCACGATCATTCCGGTCTACAACGACCAGGGCATCATGGTGGGCATGGCATCGGTGATGCGTGACGTAACGGCCCGCTTCGAGGAGATGAAGGCGTTGCGGAGGCAACTGGCCGGCCGCTAG
- the soxR gene encoding redox-sensitive transcriptional activator SoxR: protein MLDPVTYDRDLSVGDVAKRSGVAVSTLHFYEHRGLIKSWRSDGNQRRYTRDVLRRVAVIKVAQRLGLSLGSIAAALDVLPKDRSPTAEDWRRMSSAWRDELDDRITKLARLRDELDHCIGCGCLSISDCPLRNPWDVLSASGPGPRLLDPL from the coding sequence ATGCTCGATCCAGTGACCTACGATCGGGATCTCAGCGTAGGCGATGTGGCAAAACGCTCAGGAGTCGCGGTTTCGACACTCCACTTCTATGAGCACAGAGGCCTGATAAAAAGCTGGCGCAGTGATGGCAATCAGCGTCGCTATACCCGGGATGTCCTTCGCCGGGTTGCAGTCATAAAGGTCGCGCAACGGCTCGGCCTCTCCCTGGGGTCGATTGCGGCGGCCCTTGACGTATTGCCCAAGGACCGTTCGCCGACCGCCGAGGACTGGAGGAGGATGTCAAGTGCGTGGCGCGATGAGCTGGACGACCGTATCACCAAGCTCGCACGGCTTCGTGATGAACTTGACCATTGTATTGGGTGTGGCTGTCTGTCGATCAGTGACTGTCCCTTGCGGAATCCCTGGGACGTGCTCTCCGCGTCCGGTCCAGGCCCGCGACTGCTCGACCCGCTTTGA
- a CDS encoding acetate--CoA ligase family protein translates to MTVVIDPARVGRPTEVVRRLLDAAKVEGRTSLTAPEAKELCDLYGIPVPREGLARSADDAVRLAEGMGFPVVMKIVSPQILHKTEAGGVLVGVPDADAVRDGYKTIMGRARAYDPKAELIGVQVQQMVTGGTEVIVGSITDQSFGKLVAFGLGGVLVEVLKDVTFRLAPVTREDAEAMLDGIQAADMLKGVRGGKPVDRAALADLIVNVSRLVDDVPEIVELDLNPVFAREDGAIAADVRVVLDFEAKPPRYRPTPDQIVRQMNRIMKPDAVAVIGASSEDGKIGNSVMKNLINGGYKGKIYPIHPKADDILGYKAYRSVKDVPGDIDVAVFAIPAKFVAQALTEVGEKRIPGAVLIPSGFAETGNVEGQDAIVEIARKYDVRLMGPNIYGFYYTPKNLCATFCTPYDVRGTAALSSQSGGIGMAIIGFSRSAKMGVSAIVGLGNKSDIDEDDLLYFFEQDDNTQVVAMHCEDLKDGRAFADAAKRVSKKKPVVVLKAGRTSMGARAASSHTGALAGNDKIYEDVLAQSGVVRARSLQDLLQFARGIPVLPTPKGENVVIITGAGGSGVLLSDACVDNGLSLMTMPPDLDTAFRKFIPPFGAAGNPVDITGGEPPTTYKNTIRLGLEDDRIHSLILGYWHTIITPPMVFAQLVVDVKEEMKAKGIEKPIVASLAGDVQVEEAAAFLYEHGIVAYPYTTETPVAVLGAKYKWARAAGLL, encoded by the coding sequence ATGACTGTTGTAATCGATCCGGCCCGCGTCGGACGCCCGACCGAGGTGGTGCGCCGCCTTCTCGATGCCGCGAAGGTCGAAGGCCGTACCTCCTTGACCGCACCGGAAGCCAAGGAACTTTGCGATCTGTACGGCATCCCGGTGCCGCGCGAAGGACTGGCCCGCAGCGCCGATGACGCCGTCCGGCTCGCCGAAGGCATGGGGTTCCCGGTGGTGATGAAAATCGTGTCGCCGCAAATCCTGCACAAGACGGAAGCCGGCGGCGTGCTGGTCGGCGTGCCCGACGCCGATGCGGTGCGCGACGGGTACAAGACCATCATGGGTCGTGCACGCGCCTACGATCCGAAAGCCGAGTTGATCGGCGTTCAGGTCCAACAGATGGTGACGGGCGGAACCGAGGTCATCGTCGGCTCGATCACCGATCAGAGCTTCGGCAAGCTGGTCGCTTTCGGTCTCGGCGGCGTGCTGGTCGAGGTGCTGAAGGACGTCACCTTCCGCTTGGCCCCGGTGACACGGGAGGATGCCGAGGCGATGCTCGACGGCATCCAGGCCGCGGACATGCTGAAAGGGGTGCGCGGCGGCAAGCCGGTCGATCGCGCCGCTCTCGCCGACCTGATCGTCAACGTCTCCCGCCTTGTCGACGATGTGCCGGAGATCGTGGAACTCGACCTGAACCCGGTCTTCGCCCGCGAGGACGGCGCCATCGCCGCCGACGTGCGCGTGGTCCTGGACTTCGAGGCGAAGCCGCCGCGCTACCGCCCGACGCCGGACCAGATCGTGCGGCAGATGAACCGCATCATGAAGCCGGACGCGGTGGCGGTGATCGGTGCCTCGTCGGAAGACGGGAAGATCGGCAACTCGGTGATGAAGAACCTCATCAACGGGGGCTACAAGGGGAAAATCTACCCGATCCACCCCAAAGCCGACGACATCCTGGGCTACAAGGCCTACCGAAGCGTCAAGGATGTGCCCGGCGACATCGACGTGGCGGTTTTCGCCATCCCGGCCAAATTCGTCGCGCAAGCCCTGACTGAGGTCGGTGAAAAGCGGATCCCCGGCGCCGTGCTGATCCCCTCGGGCTTCGCTGAAACGGGCAATGTCGAGGGGCAGGACGCCATCGTCGAGATCGCCCGTAAATACGACGTGCGCCTGATGGGGCCGAACATCTACGGCTTCTATTATACGCCCAAGAATCTCTGCGCCACCTTCTGCACGCCCTATGACGTGCGGGGCACGGCCGCCCTGTCCTCGCAATCCGGCGGCATCGGCATGGCGATCATCGGCTTCAGCCGCTCGGCCAAGATGGGCGTGTCGGCCATCGTCGGCCTCGGCAACAAGTCGGACATCGACGAGGACGACCTGCTTTATTTCTTCGAGCAGGATGACAACACCCAGGTCGTCGCCATGCATTGCGAGGATCTGAAGGACGGCCGGGCCTTTGCGGATGCCGCCAAGCGGGTGTCCAAGAAGAAGCCGGTGGTCGTCCTGAAAGCCGGCCGGACCTCGATGGGTGCGCGGGCGGCCAGTTCCCACACCGGTGCGCTCGCCGGCAACGACAAGATCTATGAGGATGTCCTGGCTCAGAGCGGCGTCGTCCGCGCCCGCAGCCTTCAGGATCTGCTCCAGTTTGCCCGCGGCATTCCGGTGCTTCCGACACCGAAGGGCGAGAATGTCGTCATCATCACCGGGGCCGGCGGATCCGGCGTGCTGCTGTCGGACGCTTGCGTGGACAACGGCCTGTCATTGATGACGATGCCTCCCGATCTCGACACGGCGTTCCGCAAGTTCATCCCGCCCTTCGGGGCCGCCGGCAATCCGGTGGACATCACCGGGGGCGAGCCGCCGACCACCTACAAGAACACCATCCGCCTCGGTCTGGAGGATGACCGCATCCATTCCCTGATCCTGGGCTATTGGCATACGATCATCACCCCGCCGATGGTGTTCGCACAGCTCGTCGTCGACGTTAAGGAAGAGATGAAGGCGAAGGGAATCGAGAAGCCGATCGTCGCCTCGCTGGCCGGCGACGTACAGGTGGAGGAGGCCGCCGCCTTCCTCTATGAACACGGCATCGTCGCTTATCCCTATACCACCGAAACCCCGGTTGCCGTGCTGGGCGCCAAATACAAGTGGGCCCGTGCAGCCGGCCTCCTCTGA
- the frc gene encoding formyl-CoA transferase, with protein MGKALQGVRILDFTHVQSGPTCTQLLAWFGADVIKVERPGEGDITRGQLRDLPDADSLYFTMLNHNKRSITLDTKTPKGKEVLEALIKTCDVMVENFAPGVLDRMGFTWERIQELNPAMIVASVKGFGPGPFENCKVYENVAQCAGGAASTTGFDDGPPMVTGAQIGDSGTGLHLALGIVTALYQRKETGRGQKVLAAMQDAVLNLCRVKLRDQQRLAHGPMKEYPQYPNGEFGDTVPRAGNASGGGQPGWILKCKGWETDPNAYIYFIAQAPVWKSICKVIGKEEWITDPDYATPVARLPRLMQIFGTVEEWTKTLTKFEVMDILNKYDIPCGPILSMKEIAEDKSLYETGTLVEVEHPTRGSYLTVGNPIKLSDSPTEVTRSPLLGEHTDEILRDVLGFDEQSITQAHESGALGPAQTRIAAD; from the coding sequence ATGGGCAAAGCACTTCAGGGCGTGCGGATTCTCGACTTCACGCATGTGCAGTCGGGGCCGACCTGCACCCAGTTGCTCGCCTGGTTCGGCGCCGACGTCATCAAGGTCGAACGGCCGGGCGAGGGTGACATCACCCGCGGCCAGCTGCGCGACCTGCCGGACGCCGACAGCCTGTATTTCACCATGCTGAACCACAACAAGCGGTCCATCACCCTCGACACCAAGACGCCCAAGGGCAAGGAGGTGCTGGAGGCGCTGATCAAGACTTGCGACGTGATGGTCGAAAACTTCGCCCCCGGTGTGCTCGATCGCATGGGGTTCACCTGGGAACGCATCCAGGAACTGAACCCTGCGATGATCGTCGCGTCGGTCAAGGGCTTCGGCCCCGGGCCGTTCGAGAACTGCAAGGTGTACGAGAACGTCGCCCAGTGCGCGGGCGGCGCCGCCTCGACCACCGGCTTCGACGACGGCCCGCCCATGGTCACCGGCGCCCAGATCGGCGACAGCGGCACCGGCCTGCATCTGGCGCTGGGCATCGTCACCGCGCTCTACCAGCGCAAGGAAACCGGCCGTGGCCAGAAGGTGCTGGCCGCCATGCAGGACGCCGTGCTGAACCTGTGCCGCGTCAAGCTGCGCGACCAGCAGCGCCTGGCCCACGGGCCGATGAAGGAATACCCGCAATACCCGAACGGCGAGTTCGGCGACACCGTGCCGCGGGCCGGCAACGCCTCGGGCGGTGGCCAGCCGGGCTGGATCCTGAAGTGCAAGGGCTGGGAGACGGACCCCAACGCCTACATCTACTTCATCGCCCAGGCGCCGGTGTGGAAGTCGATCTGCAAGGTCATCGGCAAGGAGGAGTGGATCACCGATCCCGACTACGCCACCCCGGTGGCCCGCCTGCCGCGCCTGATGCAGATCTTCGGCACCGTCGAGGAGTGGACCAAGACCCTGACCAAGTTCGAGGTCATGGACATCCTCAACAAGTACGACATCCCCTGCGGCCCGATCCTGTCGATGAAGGAGATCGCCGAGGACAAGTCGCTCTACGAGACCGGCACGCTGGTCGAGGTGGAGCATCCGACCCGCGGCAGCTACCTGACGGTCGGCAACCCGATCAAGCTGTCCGACAGCCCGACGGAAGTCACCCGCTCCCCGCTGCTGGGCGAGCACACCGACGAAATCCTGCGCGACGTGCTGGGATTTGACGAACAGAGCATCACCCAGGCGCATGAAAGCGGCGCACTGGGGCCGGCCCAGACACGCATCGCCGCCGATTAG